The nucleotide window ACCTACCCGAGGAGTCTGCGAGCCGCATCATTCTCCTCCTACCAGGTCTTGCTCCAGGTGGGGTTTACCTAGCCGGTTAGTCACCTAACCGCTGGTGAGCTCTTACCTCACCGTTGCACCCTTGCCACCTTTCGGTGGCGGTCTTCATTTCTGTGGCACTTTCCTTAGGGTTGCCCCCACTGGCCGTTAGCCAGCACCTTGCCCTGTGGAGCCCGGACTTTCCTCGAACACGGCCTTGCGGCCCTGTGCCCGCGGTCACCTAGCTTACGCACGTATTAACTTAATTAGTCTCTTTCGGAACACTAATGCTATCATGCCCATTTGGCTTTGTCAAGAAACCGTAAATTGGCAAAAATCGGCAACCAGGCGCTAGCGGGCTGCGCGTAAAGGTTGGTCTTGAGTTTCCCAAGCACTGGGTATAATGTCATTGCGCAAGAGGTCAGAGATGGACTCTCGCTTTACTACTACGTAGGCTTCGCCGTCGCGGACAAAAATAACCGCCGGCCGGCTCAAGCGATTATAATTGCTGGCCATGGAGTATTGATAGGCACCGGTGCTGGGCATGGCCAAGATGTCTCCTGGTTCGAGCCGAGGCAATGCGATATCCTTGATTAAGATATCACCCGATTCACAGCATTTACCGGCAATGGTGACAGTTTCTTCGGCCGGTGCATTGGCTCTGTTTGCCACGAGCGCAAAGTAGCGCGACCCGTATAAAGCTGGCCGGGGGTTATCGCTCATTCCGCCGTCCACGGCGATATAGGTACGAACGCCGGGAATCTCTTTTCGAGCCCCTACGCGGTAGATGGCCCAACCAGCCGGTCCCACAATGGAGCGGCCCGGTTCAAACACCAGTTTGGGTAGCGGGAAATTGTGGGCTAAGCAAGCTGATTGCACGGCCTGAACAACAGTACAAACCAAGTCTCTAACTTCAGCCGGAGCATCGTCAGGTAAATAACTGATACCTAAGCCACCACCCATATCCAGTTCCGCCAGAACAACCCCAGTGTGCCTTTTAATTGCATTTATGAAGGCAACCATAGCTGTACCGGCGGCAGCATAACCGTCCAGGGCAAAAATCTGAGACCCGATGTGACATTGCAGACCGCGCAAACGCAGGTGACGTTTGGCCACAGCAGTCTGTACGGCTGTCATGGCCTGTCCGTTTTCCAAGGTAAAGCCGAATTTCGAATCGAGCTGACCAGTCTGGACGTACTCGTGGGTGTGAGCTTCGATACCTGGGCAAACACGCAACAGAACGTCCACCGACCGCCTTAAGCGAGCAGCAATTTGATCCAGTAGTTCTAGCTCGTAGAAATTATCAACAATAATTCGACCCACTTTGGCCTGAACGGCCAGCTCCAATTCTTCTTTGCTCTTATTGTTGCCGTTAAAGTAGATGCGGTCTGCCGGAAAAGCGGCTGCCAACGCAGTGGAGAGTTCACCGCCGGACACCACGTCCAGTGACAGTTCCTCCTGATCAACTAAGCGACACATGGCCATGGTGCAAAATGCTTTAGCCGCATAAGCTACTGTACCATAATTATCTACGGCTTGCCGCCAATTGTGGCAATTGTGCCGGATCAGTGTTTCATCCATGACATAAAGGGGGGTACCAAAACGAGCCACC belongs to Bacillota bacterium and includes:
- the lysA gene encoding diaminopimelate decarboxylase, with amino-acid sequence MNFFRGTVTINSSNQLEIGAASVPELVARFGTPLYVMDETLIRHNCHNWRQAVDNYGTVAYAAKAFCTMAMCRLVDQEELSLDVVSGGELSTALAAAFPADRIYFNGNNKSKEELELAVQAKVGRIIVDNFYELELLDQIAARLRRSVDVLLRVCPGIEAHTHEYVQTGQLDSKFGFTLENGQAMTAVQTAVAKRHLRLRGLQCHIGSQIFALDGYAAAGTAMVAFINAIKRHTGVVLAELDMGGGLGISYLPDDAPAEVRDLVCTVVQAVQSACLAHNFPLPKLVFEPGRSIVGPAGWAIYRVGARKEIPGVRTYIAVDGGMSDNPRPALYGSRYFALVANRANAPAEETVTIAGKCCESGDILIKDIALPRLEPGDILAMPSTGAYQYSMASNYNRLSRPAVIFVRDGEAYVVVKRESISDLLRNDIIPSAWETQDQPLRAAR